A window of the Echeneis naucrates chromosome 3, fEcheNa1.1, whole genome shotgun sequence genome harbors these coding sequences:
- the ccdc102a gene encoding coiled-coil domain-containing protein 102A, which translates to MNHTPSSHLSDGGKSTGGGLLCSLGLGPDRGIRSPDSLTHTPSPTGGTPSSSPPLLLSPGPGGLGLGSLGAMGDGAGADWESREELRLRELEEARVRAAQMEKTMRWWSDCTANWREKWSKVRAERNRARDEVRQLRQRLDTLTKELTSVRRERQELALENEMLRQQTRHLRGDHTAPLPSTTSPSYSPAHQCGATSSPSPSIPPLSPASSSSSSQVNTDGNLDRVGEAPPGSPEPEPVRDVDLDRQKLGQQNLELTESVLCSRATGTEGQEAWDGRGCSSVLNTASSRLSSGLSRQERNRQLWEDVSTAEEDSSKLNALQLRLDESQKVLLKEREDKLALGKNIERLEGENSQWKLKYEELSKTKQEALKQLNLLKEIHQDELGRISEDLEDELGARTSMDKKLAELRAEMERLQVENAAEWGRRERLETEKLALERDNKKLRAQAEDLEEQLAKKRRQTASALDTDLKAIQTELFERNKELADLRHIHTKLKKQFQEKMAELAHANRRVESHEAEVKKLRLRVEELKKELGQAEDELDESNNQTRKLQRSLDEQVEQTENLQVQLEHLQSRLRRQQQSPGLFGKIRSARFAPENPEGPTSDMDEEDEELQLQIP; encoded by the exons ATGAACCACACTCCGAGCTCCCACCTGTCTGACGGTGGGAAGTCCACTGGAGGTGGGCTTCTATGTAGCCTGGGTCTTGGGCCTGACAGGGGGATCCGCTCCCCAGACAGTCTAACCCACACTCCCAGCCCCACCGGAGGAACCCCCAGTTCCAGCCCGCCTCTACTGCTGTCACCTGGGCCAGGAGGCCTTGGACTGGGATCCCTTGGAGCCATGGGTGACGGAGCTGGGGCGGACTgggagagcagggaggagctgaggctcagggagctggaggaggcccGGGTCCGAGCAGCCCAGATGGAGAAGACCATGAGGTGGTGGTCAGACTGCACCGCTAACTGGAGAGAGAAGTGGAGCAAG GTCCGTGCGGAGCGTAACCGAGCTCGTGATGAGGTCCGTCAGCTGAGACAGCGGCTGGACACCCTTACCAAGGAGCTTACAAGTGTTCGGCGAGAACGGCAGGAACTTGCCTTGGAGAACGAAATGCTACGGCAGCAGACACGGCACCTTCGTGGCGACCACACAGCCCCTCTTCCTTCCACCACTTCTCCCTCTTACTCCCCTGCACACCAGTGTGGTGCCACCTCCTCCCCGTCTCCATCTatcccccccctctctcctgcttcgtcttcctcttcctctcaggtTAATACTGACGGCAACCTGGATAGGGTTGGGGAGGCACCGCCGGGGTctccagaaccagaaccagtaAGGGATGTAGATTTGGACAGGCAAAAGCTAGGTCAGCAG AACTTGGAGCTGACAGAGTCAGTCCTGTGCTCCAGGGCCACAGGCACCGAAGGTCAGGAGGCGTGGGATGGCCGAGGTTGCAGCAGTGTTTTGAACACAGCAAGCTCACGCTTGTCCTCCGGTTTGAGCCGGCAGGAGCGCAACAGGCAGTTGTGGGAGGATGTCAGCACAGCAGAAGAAGACTCCAGCAAACTGAATGCCCTGCAGCTTCGCCTGGACGAGTCCCAGAAAGTCctgctgaaagagagaga AGACAAGCTTGCTTTGGGTAAGAACATCGAGCGACTGGAGGGTGAAAATAGTCAATGGAAACTTAAATACGAGGAGCTGAGCAAGACCAAACAGGAAGCTCTGAAACAG CTGAACTTGCTGAAGGAAATTCACCAAGATGAGCTCGGCCGCATATCTGAGGACCTGGAGGATGAACTGGGAGCGCGGACCAGTATGGACAAGAAACTGGCAGAACTACGCGCTGAG ATGGAGAGGCTGCAGGTGGAGAATGCTGCAGAGTGGGGCCGCAGGGAGCGTTTGGAAACAGAGAAACTGGCGTTGGAGAGGGACAACAAGAAGCTGAGGGCTCAGGCTGAAGACTTGGAGGAGCAACTAGCCAAGAAACGGAGACAGACAGCCTCTGCACTTGATACAGACCTCAAAGCCATCCAGACTGAGCTGTTTGAAAGAAACAAG GAGCTGGCTGACCTTCGCCACATTCACACTAAGCTGAAAAAGCAATTCCAGGAGAAAATGGCAGAGCTTGCCCATGCCAACCGGAGGGTGGAAAGCCATGAGGCAGAAGTCAAGAAGCTACGACTGAGGGTGGAGGAGCTTAAGAAGGAGTTAGGACAAGCGGAGGATGAG tTGGATGAGTCCAATAACCAGACCAGGAAGTTGCAGAGGTCTTTGGATGAGCAAGTGGAGCAGACTGAAAACCTGCAGGTACAATTGGAACACTTACAATCAAG ACTCAGGCGGCAGCAGCAAAGTCCTGGGCTGTTTGGAAAGATTCGATCTGCTCGGTTCGCTCCTGAAAACCCAGAAGGCCCAACCAGCGACATGGACGAGGAGGATGAAGAGCTACAGCTCCAGATCCCATGA